The following are encoded together in the Lathyrus oleraceus cultivar Zhongwan6 chromosome 3, CAAS_Psat_ZW6_1.0, whole genome shotgun sequence genome:
- the LOC127125852 gene encoding 60S ribosomal protein L32-1 encodes MAVPLLTKKIIKKRVKRFIRPQSDRRICVKESWRRPKGIDSRVRRKFKGVTLMPNIGYGSDKKTRHYLPNGFKKFLVHNVKDLELLMMHNRTYCAEIAHNVSTRKRKDIVERAAQLDVVVTNKLARLRSQEDE; translated from the exons ATGGCGGTTCCTCTTCTAACCAAGAAGATTATCAAGAAGCGTGTCAAGAGGTTCATTAGGCCTCAAAGTGACAGGAGAATATGTGTCAAG GAAAGTTGGCGCAGGCCAAAGGGTATTGACTCACGTGTTAGGAGAAAGTTCAAAGGAGTTACTTTGATGCCAAACATTGGTTATGGTTCCGACAAGAAGACCCGCCACTATCTGCCTAACGGTTTCAAGAAGTTTCTTGTCCACAATGTCAAAGATCTAGAACTTCTGATGATGCATAACAG AACATACTGTGCTGAGATAGCACACAACGTGTCAACCAGGAAAAGAAAGGATATCGTTGAACGTGCAGCACAATTGGATGTTGTTGTCACAAACAAATTGGCTAGGTTGCGCAGCCAAGAGGACGAATGA